One window from the genome of Gimesia aquarii encodes:
- a CDS encoding GspE/PulE/PilB domain-containing protein, whose protein sequence is MAIDVYKDWLGIPEGDRPPHHYDLLRLVKFEDDEEKIRAHYKKLNSHVRKYASGKYSNESQDLLNELAKAMLCLTDPERKREYDESLGREFEEEESTGPLPVEKVLVEQGHIDKAQANELIDFAEKRGLSVRDAAVQMRFVDAEVATQALARSQGVPYIDLEETIPDESILDQLPEQVAKRNTILPLFIDDNVLLVACADQPTHDLEDELRLRYQVPSRWVLATPRSISQGIAEYYAVAAQADDRNQETKADSADESVKKSSSKPKPEKKTKPSKPSRGKPELSPEELKEKKQLAFIFCGWAFCGAILIDQFVLKNNVFPQTWPWNFMLATISVPFIAFYLWSGMWKK, encoded by the coding sequence GTGGCAATTGATGTTTATAAGGATTGGCTGGGCATACCAGAAGGGGACCGACCTCCACATCATTATGATTTACTGCGATTAGTCAAATTTGAAGATGATGAAGAAAAAATTCGTGCACACTATAAAAAGTTAAATTCGCACGTACGAAAATATGCTTCAGGAAAATATTCAAACGAATCTCAAGATTTGTTAAACGAACTGGCCAAAGCCATGCTCTGTTTGACAGACCCGGAACGCAAAAGAGAATACGACGAAAGTCTGGGACGTGAATTTGAGGAGGAGGAATCAACGGGCCCTCTACCGGTTGAAAAGGTCCTCGTTGAACAAGGCCATATCGATAAAGCGCAAGCGAATGAGTTGATCGATTTTGCTGAGAAACGCGGTTTGTCAGTTCGTGATGCAGCCGTCCAAATGCGCTTTGTCGATGCAGAAGTGGCAACACAGGCACTCGCACGCTCTCAAGGTGTACCATATATTGATCTAGAAGAAACAATCCCTGACGAATCGATTTTGGATCAGTTGCCAGAACAGGTAGCAAAACGAAATACCATTCTACCATTATTCATTGACGACAATGTATTACTGGTCGCATGTGCTGATCAACCCACGCACGATTTGGAAGACGAACTGCGTTTACGGTACCAGGTTCCATCTCGCTGGGTTTTGGCAACTCCTCGATCAATCAGTCAGGGAATTGCTGAATATTATGCAGTGGCAGCGCAAGCAGATGACAGAAATCAGGAAACCAAAGCGGACTCTGCCGATGAATCAGTGAAGAAGTCTTCTTCAAAACCAAAGCCAGAGAAAAAAACGAAACCGTCTAAGCCCTCTCGGGGCAAGCCTGAATTATCTCCGGAAGAACTGAAAGAAAAGAAACAGCTGGCGTTCATTTTTTGTGGCTGGGCCTTTTGTGGTGCGATCTTAATCGACCAATTTGTTTTGAAAAATAATGTTTTCCCACAAACATGGCCTTGGAATTTTATGTTAGCGACAATCAGTGTGCCCTTCATCGCCTTTTATTTATGGTCCGGCATGTGGAAGAAGTAA
- a CDS encoding hemolysin family protein: MMIAFIDTVAIWFPGSLALFALTCASGFFSGSETAIFYLSRDELRQFSRGKPSEQIVATLASDADRLLTAVLFWNLLINLTYFAVAGVIAKRLADAGMTAAAGFFSVGSLLAIILFGEVLPKSLSIVFRKRIAVSVSWPLAISVRLLDPVIPLLQNVSKLMRRTFWPSIEKEPYLHSEDLERAVDASGASEEVIRHERQILHNILDLSEILVEEAMRPRGTYFTFNAPLKLDDLKKITPNTDYIILRKSENDSDEIDRIISLSDLSSFTEKTLNQNSQRIIHVPWCANLSDVFSRFQTENCHFASVVDEYGETIGIVTFEDIIDTIVSPEPSRAKRILQREPVREVQPGVYHVEGITTLRYLCRKLQQDYEIADDGLLTVAGMFHEKLERIPEVGDLCDWQGFQLEVIEVRKLGHLVAELKEAEPVNENLIEE; encoded by the coding sequence ATGATGATCGCATTTATTGATACAGTCGCAATCTGGTTTCCAGGATCATTAGCATTATTTGCTTTGACATGTGCTTCCGGTTTTTTTTCAGGCAGTGAAACTGCGATCTTTTATCTTTCACGAGATGAACTCAGACAGTTCAGCAGAGGTAAGCCTAGTGAGCAGATTGTCGCGACATTGGCCTCTGATGCAGACCGATTATTGACGGCTGTTCTCTTTTGGAATCTATTGATCAATCTGACATATTTTGCGGTCGCAGGTGTGATTGCCAAGAGGCTGGCCGATGCTGGAATGACGGCAGCCGCAGGTTTTTTCAGCGTGGGGAGTCTACTGGCAATTATTCTGTTTGGCGAAGTGCTTCCCAAAAGCCTTTCGATTGTCTTTCGTAAAAGAATCGCAGTCAGCGTAAGCTGGCCTTTAGCCATTTCAGTTCGATTGCTTGATCCCGTAATTCCCTTGCTACAGAATGTCAGTAAATTAATGCGGCGGACTTTTTGGCCAAGTATTGAGAAAGAGCCTTATTTACATTCTGAAGATTTGGAACGTGCCGTCGATGCCTCAGGAGCCAGCGAAGAAGTGATTCGCCATGAAAGGCAAATTCTGCACAATATTTTAGATCTTTCAGAAATATTAGTTGAAGAAGCGATGCGTCCCAGAGGAACCTATTTCACGTTTAATGCACCTTTGAAACTGGACGACTTAAAGAAAATTACGCCCAATACAGACTATATCATTTTACGAAAAAGCGAGAACGATTCAGATGAGATTGATCGTATTATATCTCTTTCCGACTTATCTTCGTTTACAGAAAAGACGCTAAACCAGAATTCACAAAGGATCATTCATGTGCCCTGGTGTGCAAACCTTTCAGATGTCTTTTCGAGATTTCAGACAGAAAACTGTCACTTTGCATCAGTTGTTGATGAATACGGAGAGACGATTGGCATAGTGACTTTCGAAGACATCATTGACACGATTGTCTCGCCAGAACCAAGTCGGGCAAAACGAATTTTACAACGTGAACCAGTTCGAGAAGTGCAACCGGGCGTTTATCATGTTGAGGGAATCACAACGCTGCGCTACCTTTGCCGCAAATTACAGCAGGATTATGAAATCGCTGACGATGGATTATTAACGGTTGCCGGAATGTTTCATGAAAAACTGGAACGCATTCCAGAGGTTGGTGATCTTTGTGATTGGCAGGGATTTCAGTTGGAAGTGATTGAAGTTCGCAAACTGGGGCATTTGGTTGCTGAGCTCAAAGAAGCAGAGCCAGTGAATGAAAATCTTATAGAAGAATAG